One stretch of Campylobacter sp. CCS1377 DNA includes these proteins:
- a CDS encoding TSUP family transporter: MQTILSQLNELETFYYFVLFFIAIFAGFIDSIVGGGGLITLPALLACGIAPHLSIATNKLQSVFGSFTAAMTYYKSTTIKHLAWGVTFTALGAALGAYSVLLINSEYLKLIILIFLTLTFLYTALKPNLGRFPTKAKIKNIKIFHIICGFTLGFYDGFLGPGTGSFWIFACVMLLGFNMKDASMNTKILNFSSNIVALIIFLWRYEVLWLVGFLMGFGQIIGAYLGSKLVLKTQGNFIKKLFLFVVGATIVKVAWDFFR; the protein is encoded by the coding sequence ATGCAAACCATTCTTTCGCAACTTAATGAGCTTGAAACATTTTATTATTTTGTCTTATTTTTTATCGCGATTTTTGCTGGATTTATTGATTCTATTGTTGGCGGAGGAGGGCTTATTACATTACCTGCTTTACTAGCTTGTGGCATAGCGCCGCATTTGTCAATCGCCACAAATAAGCTTCAAAGCGTTTTTGGCTCTTTTACTGCGGCAATGACCTATTATAAATCCACTACCATTAAGCATTTGGCTTGGGGTGTGACTTTCACTGCGCTTGGAGCAGCTTTAGGGGCTTATAGTGTTTTGCTTATTAATTCTGAATACCTAAAGCTTATCATTTTGATTTTTCTAACTTTAACCTTTCTTTATACAGCTTTAAAGCCAAATTTGGGGAGATTTCCTACTAAGGCAAAGATAAAAAATATCAAAATTTTTCATATCATTTGTGGTTTTACTTTGGGATTTTATGATGGATTTTTAGGACCTGGAACGGGTTCGTTTTGGATTTTTGCTTGTGTGATGTTACTTGGTTTTAATATGAAAGATGCAAGTATGAATACCAAAATCTTAAATTTTTCAAGCAATATAGTTGCTCTAATCATCTTTTTATGGCGTTATGAAGTGCTTTGGCTTGTGGGTTTTTTGATGGGTTTTGGGCAAATTATTGGCGCGTATTTGGGCTCAAAACTTGTTTTAAAAACTCAAGGAAATTTCATTAAAAAATTATTTTTATTTGTTGTGGGTGCAACTATTGTAAAAGTTGCTTGGGATTTTTTTCGTTAA
- a CDS encoding TIGR02757 family protein, which yields MQNFNQLKKELDRLANEKNIIQALFDAPDPLQIAKRHNDEFIALICALFAYGNAKNIVNFLNKLDFSLLNLSQNQIQKELKNLKYRFQNEEDITQIFITFSRLKNEISLNELFTKPYEKRQNITDSILAFMQKIKTLNSYSSYGYDFFFSKIWQNTPTSPLKRYNMYLRWMVRKDELDLGLFTKIDKKDLLIPLDTHTHKVSLELKLLKRKIYDFKSVLELTQKLKEFDPNDPVKYDFALYRLGQSKQDLK from the coding sequence ATGCAAAATTTCAATCAATTAAAAAAAGAACTCGATCGATTAGCAAATGAGAAAAACATTATCCAAGCTCTTTTTGATGCACCCGATCCTTTGCAAATAGCCAAACGCCATAATGATGAATTTATTGCTTTAATTTGTGCTTTATTTGCTTATGGAAATGCTAAAAATATAGTGAATTTTTTAAACAAGCTTGATTTTTCTTTGCTAAATTTAAGCCAAAATCAAATTCAAAAAGAGTTAAAAAACTTAAAATATCGCTTTCAAAACGAAGAGGATATCACGCAGATTTTCATTACCTTTTCAAGATTAAAAAACGAAATTTCGCTTAATGAACTTTTTACCAAGCCTTATGAAAAAAGACAAAATATCACAGATTCTATACTAGCATTTATGCAAAAAATCAAGACTTTAAATTCATATTCAAGCTATGGTTATGACTTTTTCTTTAGTAAAATTTGGCAAAACACCCCCACTTCGCCACTTAAACGCTACAATATGTATTTAAGATGGATGGTTAGAAAAGATGAGCTTGATCTTGGGCTTTTTACAAAAATTGATAAAAAGGATTTGCTCATACCCCTTGATACGCATACACATAAAGTTTCATTAGAACTTAAGCTTTTAAAGCGTAAGATTTATGATTTTAAAAGTGTTTTAGAACTCACGCAAAAATTAAAAGAATTTGATCCAAATGATCCTGTAAAATACGATTTTGCACTTTATCGTTTGGGGCAAAGTAAGCAAGATTTAAAATAA
- the flgK gene encoding flagellar hook-associated protein FlgK, translated as MSIFSSLYTGVSGLNAAEIQIATTGNNISNANSTFYTRQRVVQTTGGYITTPGGAQVGTGTSIETIVRLHDEHAYWKLKNATTQLEYTQYMGDVLKEISQRFPDVQTTGILKDLENYNKAWNDFASNPNESATKIALVEATKTLTQNINNTFSNLNQIQKKMNDDIKMTVDEINKIGSEIAKINKQLNGEEILKSERANELRDRRDELELQLSKLVDGVASKNKITQDSSLDSTITDGGKYYNLSIEGMTLVDGDSFHPLELEFDNQQESYSILYKMSDEKVIDLTGKLKGGKLGAQLDLRGRYYDQTENKYTDGMIQEYKDMLDTFAKTLITQTNNIYASSATEGKVSDPLKGLSRDFPLMSYDKNLQAGTFDIVVYDASGKEVGTKSITINENTTMESLLAQINADTDDNGDNNNTNDVDDFLSASYNYDAKTGSGTFQLSPKNGHRIAIKSNDTNFAGALNIGGFFSGNDASSIKVNSNIENNPDSLKASSNGVDGNNDVANAIVQLQYEKVNFYNEDGTVSNLTMEEYYRKFTGQIASDGENNNIVHSSNATLYNSVYGEYQSKTGVNTNEELAALIQYQSSYGAAAKIVSTVDQMLETLLGIKS; from the coding sequence ATGAGTATTTTTTCTAGTTTATATACAGGAGTTTCAGGACTTAATGCCGCTGAAATTCAAATTGCAACCACAGGAAACAATATTTCAAATGCTAATAGCACTTTTTATACGCGTCAAAGGGTGGTACAAACAACAGGTGGATATATTACTACGCCAGGTGGTGCACAAGTAGGAACGGGAACTTCCATAGAAACTATAGTGCGCCTTCATGATGAACATGCTTATTGGAAATTAAAAAACGCCACCACTCAACTTGAATATACACAGTATATGGGAGATGTTTTAAAAGAAATCAGTCAGCGCTTTCCAGATGTTCAAACTACCGGTATTTTAAAAGATTTAGAAAATTATAATAAAGCGTGGAATGATTTTGCATCAAACCCTAATGAATCTGCCACAAAAATAGCTCTTGTAGAGGCTACAAAAACTCTAACACAAAATATCAATAACACTTTTTCAAATTTAAATCAAATTCAAAAGAAAATGAATGATGATATTAAAATGACTGTTGATGAGATCAATAAAATTGGTTCAGAAATTGCAAAAATCAACAAGCAATTAAATGGAGAAGAAATTTTAAAAAGTGAAAGAGCCAATGAATTAAGAGATAGAAGAGATGAGCTAGAACTTCAGCTTTCTAAACTGGTTGATGGGGTTGCATCTAAAAATAAAATCACTCAAGATAGTTCGCTTGATTCTACTATTACAGATGGTGGAAAGTATTATAATCTTAGCATCGAAGGTATGACTTTGGTTGATGGCGATAGCTTTCATCCTTTAGAGCTTGAATTTGACAATCAACAAGAATCTTATAGCATACTTTATAAGATGAGTGATGAGAAGGTTATTGACTTAACCGGTAAATTAAAAGGTGGAAAATTAGGCGCACAACTTGATTTGCGTGGAAGATATTATGATCAAACTGAAAATAAATATACTGATGGTATGATACAAGAATACAAAGATATGCTTGATACTTTCGCAAAGACTTTAATCACGCAAACTAATAATATTTACGCTTCATCTGCAACCGAAGGAAAGGTTTCTGATCCTTTGAAAGGTTTGTCGCGTGATTTTCCATTGATGAGCTATGATAAAAATTTACAAGCAGGAACTTTTGATATAGTGGTTTATGATGCTTCCGGTAAGGAAGTAGGCACAAAAAGTATTACTATTAATGAAAATACTACGATGGAGTCCTTGCTTGCGCAAATTAATGCAGACACTGATGATAATGGTGACAACAACAATACTAATGATGTTGACGATTTTTTAAGTGCTTCATATAATTATGATGCAAAAACCGGTAGCGGAACTTTCCAGCTTAGTCCAAAAAATGGACATAGAATTGCAATAAAAAGTAATGATACAAATTTTGCTGGAGCTTTAAATATTGGAGGTTTTTTTAGCGGAAATGATGCAAGTTCTATTAAGGTAAATTCAAACATTGAAAATAATCCTGATAGCTTAAAAGCAAGTTCTAATGGGGTTGATGGAAATAACGATGTTGCAAATGCTATAGTGCAACTTCAGTATGAAAAAGTGAATTTTTATAATGAAGACGGTACGGTGAGCAATTTAACTATGGAGGAGTATTACCGAAAATTCACAGGACAAATTGCAAGTGATGGTGAAAATAACAATATAGTTCATTCAAGCAATGCAACGCTTTATAATTCTGTTTATGGCGAGTACCAGTCAAAAACAGGTGTGAACACTAATGAAGAATTAGCAGCCTTAATCCAATACCAATCAAGTTATGGCGCAGCAGCTAAGATTGTCTCAACTGTGGATCAAATGCTTGAAACCTTACTTGGAATCAAGTCTTAA